Within Bdellovibrio sp. ArHS, the genomic segment CAATTTCACTAGCTCTTCAAACGGTCTTTTGCTCTTTTTAACTTCTTCAAAAATTTCTGTCGCACGTTTCTTCGCTTCTGCAACCTGGGCTGGTGTTGCTCCGGGCTTGAACTCAATCAGGATGTGGCTTGTGCGAAGTTCTGGATTTTTAGCGTACCAATCCTGCATTTCTTTATCTGAAACTTGGATTTTTTGAATACGAGGTCCTAGATCTTTTTCAAGAAGGGCTTTGTACATTTCTTGGTTAAAGCGCTCTTGAACGATTGGATCTTTTGCTAAACCGCGCTTTTCAGCTTCTTGAAGGCCGGTTTCGTAGCGGATCAGGTCTTCAAGGAAAAGTTCTTTTGTCGGAGGATTGATCGTTTGTGAACGAACCTCATTGTACTTTTTGTTGAACTCTTCAACGGTGATGGATTTTTTGCCAACCTGAGCCACAACATCCGTGGATTTTTGCGCAAAGGAGTTCACAGAGATGAGCATCAAGATGCTTAATAGAAGTTTCATACTTTAAAAGTCCCTTTAAAAAGTTGAAGACAAGTCACCCTAAAACGCTAGCACTAGGCATCATTATCCGCAATGAATTTAAGAGCTTGCTGTCTCGCGTGGTGCAAAAGCCCTTCTAACTCTAGAGCAAGGTCTGGGTTTCGTGGATCGACCTCGCGAGAGATCGCCGTCATGGGACCGACCCAGTAAATGATCACTTTTGCAAAAGGCTTCGGAAGGAAAGTTTTGTTCCATGATTTCGGAAAGTGTATCGCCCGATCGCAAGCGACACCCGCCGCATAAATCGGACCGGAAATCATACGAGAAATTTCAAAAACCCCGGGCTTCACTTTGTGTAACGGACCTTTGGGTCCATCGACGGCAAAGCTGCAATTTCCCCCGTCTTTTATTAAACGCAAGAGGCCCTTCAGTGCCTGAACCCCACCACGAGTGGATGAGCCTCGGCTGGTTTTTGCTCCCAACCATTTTAATACTGTAGCCATCAATTCGCCGTCTTTTGATTGCGAAGCAATGGTCGCGATTCGATAGCGTTTTACGATAGACAGCAAAGCCAATTCGTCGCCGTGCCAGTGTGCGAGAACCACAGGGTTTTGAGTGTCTAAGGATTGTTTTAGAGAATCCGGTTCGACAAGCCGAACCCTCCATGTCCATGAAAGGGTTCGGTAGAAAACAAAGACAATAATCGGAAGAATGTATTTTCTAAACACGATTAGTGATGAAGAGCCTTTTTAAACTCTTCAGTGAGTTTAGGAACGATTTCAAGAGCATCACCCACGATACCGTAAGTTGCCTTTTGGAAGATCGGAGCATTTGCATCGTTGTTGATCGCAACGATCACTTTAGAGCCACTCATCCCTGCCAAATGTTGAATCGCGCCTGAGATACCCACAGCGATGTACAATGTTGGCGCCACCGTTTTACCAGTTTGTCCAACTTGCATTCCGTGACCAACCCAGCCCGCATCAACAACGGCGCGAGAAGCACCCACAGTTGCGCCCAAAACGTCTGCCAGGTCATGAAGAACTTTAAAGTTCGCAGCTTCTTTCAAACCGCGACCACCGCTGACGATGATGTTGGCTTCAGTCAAATCAAGCTTTTCGCTGGCACCTTTGACGATCTCTTTGATCAAAGTCTTAAGATCTGGCTTAACAACAGCTTGTTCGACAACGTTTGCTGATTTAGATGTGTCTGCCGCCGCAACTGGAAGTTGATTGGCGCGCATCAAAACAATTTTTACAGCGCTGTTTTCAAAGTTGGCTTTTGCAAAGCACTTTCCAGAATACATCGGCTTAGTTGCAGTGACAGTGTCGCCAGAAATACTCAACTCGGTACAGTCACTGGCAATTCCCGTATTCAAACGAGCCGCCACGCGAGGAAACAAGTCACGACCTGTTGAGGAAGCGGAAGCCAATAGAATCGTCGGCTGAACCTTTTCGACAACAGAGACAATGTTTGCCGTAAAAAGCTCAGGATTGTAGGAATCCAAAGAAGCGTCTTTCACGACGTGAACTTCACTTGCGCCATTATGGCCAGCGGCCGCGGTAACGTCACCGGCATGTGATCCAAAAACCACCGCGACAACAGTGTTTCCAGACTTTGCAGCTGCCTGAAGAAGTTCGATAGAGCTGCGCTTAAGATTTCCGTGAGATTGTTCAGCAAATACTAATACTTTTCCCATGATTTTACCTCTATAGAACTTTCGCTTCGTCGCGAAGAAGTTTAACTAGTTCCGCTGCTTGTGCTGAAGAATCACCACCAAGCATTTTAACCGGCGGCTTTTCGGCAGGAAGAGAGAAGTTAGAGTACTTAACTTTGAGGTCCGTAGCAGGAATATTCAAAGAAGCAAACTCGATCTCTTTGATCACTTTTTTCTTTGCTTTCATGATACCTGGCAGGCTGGCATAACGAGGCATATTTAAGCCTTTGTTGGCAGCAACAACGGCCGGAGTCATCATTTGCACAACTTCTTTTGCGCCACCCTCGATGTCGCGCTCAACAACAACGTTTTCGCCGTTAAAAGCAAATTTTGATACGACAGTTGTATGGGGAACATTCAAAAACTCAGCAAGCATTTGACTTACTGAAGAGGCATTGTCATCGATCGCCAGTTTACCAGAGAAGATAACTTTAGCGCCGCCTTCAGCCTTGATAACTTCCGCCAAAGCCTTCGCCGTTGAGAAGTTGTCTAGATTTTCGGCATTTACCACGATGGCTTCATCTGCGCCCATCGCCAAAGCTGTTCTTAGGGATTCGATAACGCGCGTCTTAGGGCCAGCACTCAAAACCCAAACTTGGGAACCGGCATTGGCGTCGCGAAGCTTAACGGCTTCTTCAACTGCATACTCATCATAAGGGTTCAAAACCCATTTAATTCCCGCCGTGTCGATTCCGTTTTGGTCGGGAGTGATTTTAATCTTTGTTTCGGTGTCGGGCACCTGCTTAATACACACAAAAATCTTCATGTTTTTACCCCGTTTTTAGAGGCCTTGTTCTATCGCAAGTCTAGGAAAGGCAAAACTAAATTCCATATTTAACGTGTCGCGATACATGACGGGTGTCATAGACAAGTCCAGCCCCCGAGGAGTAAGTTCAACTGTAAACTTATTGAGAAAATACAATGTAACAACACAAGGGGTTTTTCACCATGTCAGGATTTCTCGGTTCAACCGTCGGGAAAAAATACATAATGGGGATCTCTGGTCTTGTTTGGGCAGGTTTTGTACTCGCTCACATGGCCGGAAATTTATTAATCTTCGTCAGTCACGATGCATACAATGCTTACGGACATGCGATCACCAGCGGTAACATACTGTACGTTGCGGAAGCCGTTTTGCTTCTGGCTTTGTTCACGCATGTTTTCATGGCGTTTTCTTTGACCGCGCAAAACAGGGCCGCAAAGGCTTCGCGCTACGCGGTTTCTGCATCAGGGAAAAAACAAGTCAGCCTTGCTTCCCGTACGATGGCAGTGCAGGGTTCCTTGATCCTGGTATTTATCATTCTTCATTTGATCACTTTCAAATACGGCACTCACTACGAAACAAACGTGAACGGCGTGGTCATGCGTGATCTTGCTAAGCTGATGGAAGAAGTCTTTCAACAGCCAGGCTATGTTGTTTGGTATGTGGTGGCACTGATCCTTCTTGGATTCCATCTTAGTCACGGTGTTGGTTCTTCATTCCAATCGCTTGGTTTGATGGAAGGCACTTACCGCGGTCTTTGGAAAAAACTCAGCTACGCTTATGGCGTCATTGTAGCTTTGGGTTTTATCGCTCAACCACTTTATCTTTTTGTGTTTGCACACTAAGGAGCACATAAATGGCTAACAAATTAGATAGCAAAATTCCTAGTGGCCCAATTGAATCTAAATGGACCAAATCTAAATTCGACTACAAACTGGTAAATCCGGCGAACAAAAGAAAGCATTCCATCATCGTGGTTGGCACCGGCTTGGCGGGAGCATCCGCAGCCGCCTCATTGGGTGAATTGGGATACAAAGTGAAAGCCTTCTGCGTGCACGAATCTCCGCGCCGCGCGCACTCTGTGGCCGCGCAAGGTGGTATCAATGCCGCGAAAAATTATCAGAACGATGGTGACTCAACTTACCGTCTTTTCTATGACACAGTAAAAGGCGGAGACTTCCGCGCCCGCGAAGCGAACGTGTATCGTTTGGCAGAAGTATCTGCAAACATCATCGACCAAATGGTGGCGCAAGGTGTTCCATTTGCGCGTGAATACGGCGGAACTTTGGCAAATCGTTCTTTTGGTGGAGCGCAAGTTTCCCGTACGTTCTATGCGCGCGGCCAAACAGGTCAGCAGCTTCTGTTGGGAGCCTACTCCGAAATGATGAGACAAGTGGATGCAGGGACTGTCGAGCTTCGTACTCGTCGCGAAATGCTGGATCTTGTTGTTATCGACGGGAAAGCGCGCGGAATCATCGTACGCAATCTTGTCACTGGTGAAATTGAATCCCACGAAGCCGATGCGGTTGTGATCGCAAGTGGTGGTTACTCGAATGTTTTCTTCCTTTCTACGAATGCGATGGCTTGTGCCGTGACGGCCGCATGGAAAGCTCACAAACGTGGTGCTTACTTTGCGAACCCTTGTTACACGCAAATCCATCCAACTTGCATTCCTGTTCACGGCGAAAACCAATCAAAACTGACGTTGATGTCTGAATCACTCCGCAATGACGGACGTGTTTGGGTTCCTAAAGCTGTCGGCGACAAACGCCATCCAAACGATATTCCTGAAAATGAACGCGACTACTATCTAGAACGCGTCTATCCTTCGTTTGGTAACTTGGCTCCTCGAGACGTAGCTTCTCGTCAGGCTAAATATCGTTGTGACGAAGGCCGCGGAGTCAACGAAAGCGGCAAAGCTGTTTACTTGGATTTTGCGGACGCCATCAAGCGTTTGGGCCAAGATAAAATTTCCGAGCGCTATGGCAACTTGTTCGAAATGTACGACAAGATCACGGGTCAAAATCCTTACAAACAACCGATGATGATCTACCCTGCGCCTCACTACACAATGGGTGGCTTGTGGGTTGATTACAATTTGGAATCGACGATTCCTGGATTGTTTGTCGCCGGTGAAGCAAACTTCTCTGACCACGGCGCCAATCGTTTGGGTGCTTCGGCGCTTATGCAAGGTTTGGCAGATGGATACTTCGTTCTTCCTTACACTTTGGGTAACTACCTTGGAAACACCAAGCTTGAAAAAGTGTCCGTGACCAACGACGCCTTTAAAGCGGCTGAACATGGGGTTAAAGAAGAAATCTCTGAGCTTATGAACATCAAAGGAAACCGCACGGTTGACAGCTTCCACAAAGAGCTGGGTCACATCATGTGGGAATACTGTGGTATGGGTCGTAACGAAGAGGGTCTTAAAAAAGCTCTTCAGCAGATTCCTAAACTTCGTGAAGAATTCTGGCAAAACGTACGCATCCCAGGTGAGGCAAGCTATCTTAACGTTGAGCTTGAAAAAGCAGGACGCGTGGCCGATTTCTTGGAGTTGGGCGAGTTGATGTGTCGTGATGCTCTTGAGCGCAAAGAATCTTGCGGCGGTCACTTCCGTGAAGAATATCAAGTCGACGGCGAAGCGAAGCGTGATGATACGAACTTCTGTCACGTAGCTGCGTGGGAATACACAGGCGAAAACAAAGCCTCTGTTCGCCACACTGAAGAATTGAAATTTGAAAACGTACATCTAGCAACTCGTAGCTATAAATAAGAGGCGTAAAATGGCTGGAAAAACATTAAATCTGACTTTAAAAGTATGGAGACAAAAAGGTCCTAAAGACCAAGGTGGCTTCGTGGATCTTCAAGCGAAGAATGTGTCTGAAGATGCTTCTTTTCTCGAGATGCTAGATGCCGTGAACGAAGAGCTAGTTGCTAAAGGTGACGAGCCCATCGCATTTGATCACGATTGCCGTGAAGGTATTTGTGGGGCCTGCGGTTTTGTTATCGACGGCGAAGCCCACGGTCCGATGAAGTCTACGACGGTGTGCCAATTGCACATGAGAAACTTCACGGACGGTGCTACTTTGACCATCGAGCCGTTCCGCGCCCAAGCTTTCCCAGTGATTAAAGACTTGATGGTAAATCGTTCTTCTTTGGATCGCATCATTTCTGCCGGTGGTTATATCAGCCAAAATGCAGGAAATGCAGTTGATGCAAATGCGGTTCTGGTTCCCAAGGCCGATGC encodes:
- a CDS encoding peptidylprolyl isomerase, producing MKLLLSILMLISVNSFAQKSTDVVAQVGKKSITVEEFNKKYNEVRSQTINPPTKELFLEDLIRYETGLQEAEKRGLAKDPIVQERFNQEMYKALLEKDLGPRIQKIQVSDKEMQDWYAKNPELRTSHILIEFKPGATPAQVAEAKKRATEIFEEVKKSKRPFEELVKLYSDDALSKQAGGDIGWQSRVTLVPGYYEAAASMKVGEIKGLIESQFGFHIIKLTGRRSFENANKRQIRAAVFDEKRKQLFNEYFDKLKKSYSIKENKSAIK
- a CDS encoding lysophospholipid acyltransferase family protein, with amino-acid sequence MVLAHWHGDELALLSIVKRYRIATIASQSKDGELMATVLKWLGAKTSRGSSTRGGVQALKGLLRLIKDGGNCSFAVDGPKGPLHKVKPGVFEISRMISGPIYAAGVACDRAIHFPKSWNKTFLPKPFAKVIIYWVGPMTAISREVDPRNPDLALELEGLLHHARQQALKFIADNDA
- a CDS encoding electron transfer flavoprotein subunit alpha/FixB family protein; this encodes MGKVLVFAEQSHGNLKRSSIELLQAAAKSGNTVVAVVFGSHAGDVTAAAGHNGASEVHVVKDASLDSYNPELFTANIVSVVEKVQPTILLASASSTGRDLFPRVAARLNTGIASDCTELSISGDTVTATKPMYSGKCFAKANFENSAVKIVLMRANQLPVAAADTSKSANVVEQAVVKPDLKTLIKEIVKGASEKLDLTEANIIVSGGRGLKEAANFKVLHDLADVLGATVGASRAVVDAGWVGHGMQVGQTGKTVAPTLYIAVGISGAIQHLAGMSGSKVIVAINNDANAPIFQKATYGIVGDALEIVPKLTEEFKKALHH
- a CDS encoding electron transfer flavoprotein subunit beta/FixA family protein — encoded protein: MKIFVCIKQVPDTETKIKITPDQNGIDTAGIKWVLNPYDEYAVEEAVKLRDANAGSQVWVLSAGPKTRVIESLRTALAMGADEAIVVNAENLDNFSTAKALAEVIKAEGGAKVIFSGKLAIDDNASSVSQMLAEFLNVPHTTVVSKFAFNGENVVVERDIEGGAKEVVQMMTPAVVAANKGLNMPRYASLPGIMKAKKKVIKEIEFASLNIPATDLKVKYSNFSLPAEKPPVKMLGGDSSAQAAELVKLLRDEAKVL
- a CDS encoding succinate dehydrogenase cytochrome b subunit, which encodes MSGFLGSTVGKKYIMGISGLVWAGFVLAHMAGNLLIFVSHDAYNAYGHAITSGNILYVAEAVLLLALFTHVFMAFSLTAQNRAAKASRYAVSASGKKQVSLASRTMAVQGSLILVFIILHLITFKYGTHYETNVNGVVMRDLAKLMEEVFQQPGYVVWYVVALILLGFHLSHGVGSSFQSLGLMEGTYRGLWKKLSYAYGVIVALGFIAQPLYLFVFAH
- a CDS encoding fumarate reductase/succinate dehydrogenase flavoprotein subunit, with the translated sequence MANKLDSKIPSGPIESKWTKSKFDYKLVNPANKRKHSIIVVGTGLAGASAAASLGELGYKVKAFCVHESPRRAHSVAAQGGINAAKNYQNDGDSTYRLFYDTVKGGDFRAREANVYRLAEVSANIIDQMVAQGVPFAREYGGTLANRSFGGAQVSRTFYARGQTGQQLLLGAYSEMMRQVDAGTVELRTRREMLDLVVIDGKARGIIVRNLVTGEIESHEADAVVIASGGYSNVFFLSTNAMACAVTAAWKAHKRGAYFANPCYTQIHPTCIPVHGENQSKLTLMSESLRNDGRVWVPKAVGDKRHPNDIPENERDYYLERVYPSFGNLAPRDVASRQAKYRCDEGRGVNESGKAVYLDFADAIKRLGQDKISERYGNLFEMYDKITGQNPYKQPMMIYPAPHYTMGGLWVDYNLESTIPGLFVAGEANFSDHGANRLGASALMQGLADGYFVLPYTLGNYLGNTKLEKVSVTNDAFKAAEHGVKEEISELMNIKGNRTVDSFHKELGHIMWEYCGMGRNEEGLKKALQQIPKLREEFWQNVRIPGEASYLNVELEKAGRVADFLELGELMCRDALERKESCGGHFREEYQVDGEAKRDDTNFCHVAAWEYTGENKASVRHTEELKFENVHLATRSYK
- a CDS encoding succinate dehydrogenase/fumarate reductase iron-sulfur subunit, coding for MAGKTLNLTLKVWRQKGPKDQGGFVDLQAKNVSEDASFLEMLDAVNEELVAKGDEPIAFDHDCREGICGACGFVIDGEAHGPMKSTTVCQLHMRNFTDGATLTIEPFRAQAFPVIKDLMVNRSSLDRIISAGGYISQNAGNAVDANAVLVPKADADEAMSSATCIGCGACVAACKNASAALFTSAKISHMALLPQGQVERKERAMRMVAAMDAEGFGSCTTTGACEAACPKEIQLTNISRMNREFFVANVTKREKHKDGGAG